A window of Lepidochelys kempii isolate rLepKem1 chromosome 1, rLepKem1.hap2, whole genome shotgun sequence contains these coding sequences:
- the LOC140915906 gene encoding olfactory receptor 52E2-like, translating into MSDSNTTDFTNPSTFILLGVPGLEVAHVWISIPFCTMYALAVLGNFTILFIVKMEPSLHGPMYYFLCMLAVTDLVLSTSILPKTLSIFWFNSREIDFSACLTQMYFIHSFLLMDSGILVAMALDRYVAICHPLRHSTTLTNSVVANIGLAVVLRSGMLVLPYVLLARRWPYCRTNIIPHTHCEHMAVVKLACDDTRVSSYYGLFVIFCVISLDVFFIAMSYSQILRAIFSLPTRDTRLKTFGTCGSHLCAILVFYIPGLFSSLTYRFGQSVPLHFHVLMANVYLLVPPMLNPIIYGVKTKQIYKCTQKIILSKS; encoded by the exons ATGTCAGACTCCAACACAACcgacttcaccaacccctccacctttaTTCTACTCGGTGTTCCTGGCCTGGAGGTGGCccatgtctggatctccatccccttctgtaCCATGTACGCTCTAGCCGTCTTGGGGAACTTCACCATCCTGTTCATTGTGAAGATGGAGCCGAGCCTCCAtgggcccatgtactatttcctctgtATGTTGGCTGTCACTGACCTTGTCCTGTCCACATCCATCCTGCCCAAAAcactgagcatcttctggttcaattccagggaaATCGATTTCAGTGCgtgcctcacccagatgtacttCATTCACAGCTTCTTACTCATGGACTCTGGGATCCTCGTGGCCATGGCTTTGGATCGCTATGTGGCCATCTGccatcccctgagacattccaccaCCTTGACAAACTCTGTGGTGGCCAACATCGGCCTGGCCGTGGTGCTGCGCAGTGGCATGCTTGTTCTGCCCTATGTCCTCCTGGCGAGGCggtggccatattgcagaacTAACATCATTCCTCACACGCACTGCGAGCACATGGCTGTAGTGAAGCTGGCCTGTGACGACACCCGTGTCAGTAGTTACTATGGCCTCTTTGTGATATTCTGTGTGATCAGTCTGGATGTATTTTTTATTGCCATGTCCTATAGccagatcctcagggccatcttcagcctccccacaaGGGATACCCGGCTCAAGACTTTTGGGACCTGtggctcccacctctgtgccatCTTAGTCTTTTACATCCCTGGTCTCTTCTCCTCTCTCACGTACCGGTTTGGCCAGAGTGTACCCCTGCATTTCCACGTTCTCATGGCCAATGTCTACCTCCTGGTGCCCCCCATGTTAAACCCCATCATCTACGGGGTGAAGACCAAGCAGATCT ATAAATGCACACAAAAAATCATACTTAGTAAATCATAG